In Primulina huaijiensis isolate GDHJ02 chromosome 4, ASM1229523v2, whole genome shotgun sequence, the DNA window ATAAAAAGTACCCAAGTATCCACACCATTTTGTAGCCTCACAAATCTTTTCTAACCCATTTATGCTTTGGCACATTCATATCCTTTCGAATCGGCTATACTATATAATCAGGTTAATCTACTACCAGAAGCACACGTGAAAGAGAAAGATTCATATTGAATATAATCGATAACATACCGCAATCAGTTCTTTTCGAGCCTCTTGCAGCTCATCATTACTTTCACGCTCTTTCGCAAGCAGTTGTCGATTCAATTCCTCACGGTAATTCAAGTCATCAACTTTCTCCTCCAACTGCTCCTTCATCTGATCTATCATCTGATCTATCTTTTGCTGGGCACCAGCATCATCATCACTTCCCAGATGCTTCATCACCTCTAGTTTTCCCTTAAGTTCTTGAATTTCCATCTCTAGTTTCTGCTTCTCATCTAAATTTCTTTCCAACTCAAGAATCTTATTGAGAGCTTCTTCCTTCTCCCGCTGCATAGTATAAGCATCACAACATGTAAAAAGCAATGAGGGAACTGACAAGTGGAATGCTCTTCTACTTAGCTTTATATCTGGCATACTTAGCGTGCATGTGAAAGGAGAAAACGCATCGAAATCAAGGGTGTTCATACCTTTTGTTCTTCAACTAGTCTTAGGACATTACCATCGGCCTTCTTTTGCTCCTCGGAAGCCATTTGAAGAGCACTGTTTCTCGAATTATTCTGACACAAAATATCGCAGCTTTACACATcaacatatttccaaaagagTAAAATTCATTTTGATACACAAACTATTGATAAATTGTTTGGTACATGAACTATCGAAAATGGTTTAATTGATACATAATCAAACTAAAAAGTCAATTTTACCCTTtacttaaattatttttaagtctaacattattattaaattcaacTAAACACACATTTaatttttcaagattattttattgattaaaattataaaaatatatcatactCTGTTGTATAAAAATGTtatcaatattaattaattatatatataacaactggTAAATTATAGAGTGATTTCCTAAAATGGCCTTCCTTAAACTACTATAATCAATTTTGGCCTTCAAGTAAGTTGATTCCTAAAAATAGCTTTTAGTTCAAAAAATGACCTTTAAAACATTTTTTGCAATTAGCCTTCTTTTAAACCCTTTCTACATAAACAcaaaaaacatattaaattgcaaaaaaataCAAGTTCATAATAAGAAATTTTCTATCAAAATTAATAGTCAAATAAAAGATAAGTTagcctttaaaaaaatattaacaattAACTAAGAACAATTCTGATTTGCAATATGAGATAGTTAGTGCAGAAttaaaactttcattttcttccttttttttattttttaatttttaaatagaaaagaataactaataataatatttaataacaaaattaataaaaatacaaaatattgatGAACAATAAGAATACTAATGATAGctctcattattattattattgttattgttattgttattgttattattactattattgtgatgtaataaatttattatttttatattaagttgACCAATTATTAAACTAATTCATACTAGATATTCGTAATTTCTTAATGTCCTattactaaaataaatatattttatcaaaatatattaaaaaatgtttataaatatatataaaaaaatctttatctatgttataatattataattatatactcATAAAATTACAActcaaataaatcaaaatctacACAGCTAAGATAGATTTTTTAATATAccgataaaaatattataaaataaatattttatttatattaattaaaaatacaagtaaaaaaatcatgaaaatagTCAGAAATGTCTGAGCCAAGTACAAAAACTTTCAGCAATCAGAATCGTGCAAATCGGTGTTCCGGCCTCCATGCGCCGGTTTTTTCCAATGAGATAGGTCTCTTCATTCTTGATATACAACGCTcatgaaaaacatttttttccGGAGGCATAATATACAACTTTTGTCTTATTTATTAtagtatataaaaatttatttttacaattttaacaaataaaataacatcGAAAAGTAAAATGCGTATCTAGTTTAATTTAATAACAATATTGGACTTAAAAACAATTTAAGTAATAAGTAAAATTGACCTTCTAAATTGATCATGTGCCaattaaactatttttaataGTTTGTGTACCAAATAACAATTTATCAATAGTTCATGTATCAAATAATTTCCCCTCTTTCCAAAAAGAAGAGGCTCATATGCACATAGCAGCTGAAAACTTCAATTCTATAACGGAGTTCAATCAAGGCTTGACATACAtctatatctatactatatattaaagTCCTTATGTGATAcaaatattacacttttgttttttgttttttttattttaacaaacacttttatttttatttaagcactttagtctctcgataattataaaaaagattGTTCACACACGCACCGCGTGTGCAGAATAACTAGTCATCCATTATGTCTGCCTCGTGAATGCCATAAAAGTCTGCCAAAGCAATCAATGCGCAAACAGAGTAACACGAGTCTTAAAATACTCGTGTTGAGACCCAAGTAACTAGTCGAGCATCGAAGCATCAATTCACATTTCAATAAGGCCGAATAAATGTATGTGCACTAAGCATAAACAATGTATTACCTTCATTTTCTCCTCTTCAAGTTTATTTCTCTCACGTTCGGTCAAAGTCTCACGTTTGTTCAGCTCTCTACTCCACGAATCAAGGCGTTTTTTCTTTGCCTCCAACTCTAAGTTCAACAATTCCTGCTCATCCAAAACCCGTTTAATGTGCTCCCGAGCATTGCGTTGCATCTTCTTTGTTTCtgaaaaaaatatcacaatttcAGGCTTACCTCGGGGGTACAGAAAAAGCAGAGATCATACTAGAGAATGGAAATGCAAGTAAAAGAGAAAACATGGCTTTAATGAGTGGGAATTaataaaattgaagaaaacaTCTTGAAGAAGTGTCAGACAGCGTCATGCAATGGCACAGCCTCAGAAAAACATGAGCTGGGATTAGAGGTGGGGGGGCAACATACCTTCACAGAAAGTGCGGTGAAGTTCATCTTTCTCTTCAAGCAACCTGCTCAGCGACATTGTCCGTTCATTATATTTGATTTGCAACTGATCCAGGTTTTCATTCTTCAAGTCAATCTCATGGACGAGATTAACCACGACCTTGTTtgtatccttttttttttcctcagaGAGATTTGAGAACGTTTTTAGTTCTGAATTTTTGCGGAGATAATCTCCAACAGGCCCTTCTGATTGGTAATCATCTTGGCGAGCAAACCAACCATACATCTTTGAGCCTGGAGAAGTTCTTCGCTCGTCCCACTCTCTCTTGGTTTGGCCATAACGTTCAAATGATTTCTCAAACTCCATTGCATTCATAAAGCCATTCCAATCTTGATCAAATCTTAACAAAGCATGTGCGGTTTGCCGATTATCATCCCAGAAAATTTCAATTTCTAAAGGCTTGTATTTGGAGAATTTCTTCAGCAAGTACCCAAGGGTATCCACAGAATTGTCATCCTCTGATGTATCCAGTATGTTAGCAACAATTCCCACCCAAGGCCAGCAAAACAAATCATGCTGCTTAGGTTTATCAGCAGGTGCAGGAGCAGGTGCCGCACGCTGTGGTACAGGTTCAGCATCTTCAGCTACATATGTCTCCAAATATTCGGATAGTGCGAGATGGTTTGCTCTCTGCTTGGCACTTCGATTGGCCGAGCCCTTAGATACTCCAATGGCATGTTGAAAAAGATGATTGTACTGGTAGTCTTGCTTTTTCTTACCAGCACAAAAGGGGCATCTAAGGGTACCGTTTGGACCCTTTACCTTATAAGTACCAGCCTTCAGGAGTTCATAAGGTTTCTCTTTGTACTCATTAATCTCAGAATCACTGATGTCCGACTGTTCGTCAGAGCTGCTTCCCATCTAAATAGCAATACAAATAATAGTTAATTGAAAACAGTTATCAAGGACAAAAGAAAGAGAACAAAGTGTCTGAGACGAAAAAATGAGCCCGTTAGCACTAAAATATTCAACTAAAAGCAAGTCAAATATAAAGTAGCTTGCGGGACTGAAAGTTGAAGTGAGTAGTGATTTAAAAAAAGGCCAAATCATAAAGCACAGAATTGTGTCGGTTATATCAGCACACAAATTAATGGTTGTCTACCAGACTCCCGTCGGATTCTGCCACGAAAAGCTCATAACATTAAACTTAAGGAACAGAGCACAACCATACTTACTGAATACGAACTGAGAAGGCTTTCCTATCATCTGAAAGTCCACCGTGTGtaacatacaaataaaaagtaataaaggCTACTAAGGAAGCAATTATACAAGCTCAATCCCCATTTTTGCTTTACCAACTGCAGAATTGCAACAAATTGCTGTCGCATTTCTCTCAACAGTTTACAGTAGCACATTCAAGAttcaaaattgaattatttacgAACGCCCCATAGAGgagtaaaaagtaaaaacagTTCGGCAAGATATTTTTTCAAGTAAATGTGCATGCGTGATGCGCCTCTTTTATCAGGCAAAATAGAAAATCCCGCCTCTCTCCTCTTAAGCAATCGCTAAAAATTGCAGGGAAAAAAATCTACATCAATACACAACGTCTGTCATTACCTCACCAGTAATCCGATCCAGAAATCGAGTTGATTCACAGTAACAAGGGAAAAGTGCAGTTCAGGTGCCTACACATACAAAACCATCCCGTAAGCTATAAATTCAACCAAAATGTAAATAGAATTGTTGTTTCACATGCACACCAGCCTAAACATTTTCTTACCTCGAAGTGAGCAATTGATCCCACAGCAAATGGGACGAATACAGGAACGAAGTTTGTTTCCGCGCTGAGCCGAGTTCACCAAAGCAGGCTGATAACACCAGGGGAGGATAATACCGGCCGTGAATCGCCGGAGAAGCAGGTCGAAACCCTATAGAACCGCGGAGAAATTGGGGAGCAGAGGGCTGGAAGTACACTCGAGTGGTGAAGTGTTGACCCGTTGGGAAACTGGATACATTGTATTAaagttgaaaacaaaaaatggGCTTTCATGTTTGGGCCAATCCAGTTAATTCTAGTAACTTTAGGGCCTTAGGCTGGCATGAAATGGGCTTAAACTGAGTTATACTACTGCAAACCATaccaaattttaataaaaaaaaatgaagttatattaatatattatttaaatacaatATTCGAAGTTTTATTCTAttgtattttgttttattttaaaaatcatagcATAGTGGGAAATGGGTATTGTTGGGGAAGAAAAAATCGGTACGTCACAAGTGATTAAATTTAGAGAtgtaatataaaatatcataatattttaaaatatggccCCAATATttactattttaattaataaaaccaGTCAAAATATGACCTTGAAAGTGGGGATAGATCAAAATCGACAAGAAGTATAAAAATAGATCAACTCTACTATCTTAGAAAAATTACTTTAATCGACGACGAAACTCCAACCCCGTCATGAAGATGACGGGAAACTAGATAAATATAGTAAAATCGAGGAAAGCATGAATTGTATTGTATGATGACATATATTACCTTGTAATTTGTTAAGTAGTGATAGTTTGGTGTTTGTGTCGAGattaggtcttttgtgaga includes these proteins:
- the LOC140975732 gene encoding factor of DNA methylation 1-like; protein product: MGSSSDEQSDISDSEINEYKEKPYELLKAGTYKVKGPNGTLRCPFCAGKKKQDYQYNHLFQHAIGVSKGSANRSAKQRANHLALSEYLETYVAEDAEPVPQRAAPAPAPADKPKQHDLFCWPWVGIVANILDTSEDDNSVDTLGYLLKKFSKYKPLEIEIFWDDNRQTAHALLRFDQDWNGFMNAMEFEKSFERYGQTKREWDERRTSPGSKMYGWFARQDDYQSEGPVGDYLRKNSELKTFSNLSEEKKKDTNKVVVNLVHEIDLKNENLDQLQIKYNERTMSLSRLLEEKDELHRTFCEETKKMQRNAREHIKRVLDEQELLNLELEAKKKRLDSWSRELNKRETLTERERNKLEEEKMKNNSRNSALQMASEEQKKADGNVLRLVEEQKREKEEALNKILELERNLDEKQKLEMEIQELKGKLEVMKHLGSDDDAGAQQKIDQMIDQMKEQLEEKVDDLNYREELNRQLLAKERESNDELQEARKELIAGLSDLLSSNRVSIGIKRMGELDEKPFRNACKTRFPSDEAEIKAAELCSLWQESLKESEWYPFQIVKDEKGNPKILLKEDDERLRSLKNEWGTEVYEAVTSALTELREYNPSGCYVVPELWSFKENRKATLKEVILYIFGQLKNLKRKRT